A genomic stretch from Zeimonas sediminis includes:
- the aspS gene encoding aspartate--tRNA ligase, whose product MRSCYTGQVSTDQLDQVVTLFGWVHRRRDHGGVIFIDLRDREGLAQVVCDPDRAEMFQVAERVRNEFCVRITGKVRRRPAGTENPNIRSGQIEVLCHELEILNPSVTPPFQLDDENLSETTRLTHRVLDLRRPAMQKNLMLRYRVAMEVRKYLDALGFVDIETPMLTKSTPEGARDYLVPSRVNAGQFFALPQSPQLFKQLLMVAGFDRYYQITKCFRDEDLRADRQPEFTQIDCETSFLSETEIRSIFEEMIRTVFRNAIGVELPAPFPQMPYAEAMRLYGSDKPDLRVKLEFTELTDVMKDVDFKVFSGPANAEGGRVVALRVPGGGEMTRSEIDGYTQFVGIYGAKGLAWIKVNDGGKGREGLQSPIVKNLHDAAIAAILERTGAQTGDLVFFGADKAKVVNDAIGALRVKIGHSEFGRRNGLLEGDWKPLWVVDFPMFEYDEESARWVAVHHPFTAPKDGHEDLMETDPGRCVAKAYDMVLNGWEIGGGSVRIHRESVQSKVFGALKIGPEEARAKFGFLLDALQYGAPPHGGIAFGLDRIVTMMAGADSIRDVIAFPKTQRAQCLLTQAPSPVDEKQLRELHIRLRQVEAPKA is encoded by the coding sequence ATGCGCAGCTGCTACACCGGCCAGGTTTCCACCGACCAGCTCGACCAGGTGGTCACCCTCTTCGGCTGGGTCCATCGTCGTCGCGACCACGGCGGCGTCATCTTCATCGACCTGCGCGACCGCGAGGGCCTCGCCCAGGTGGTCTGCGACCCCGACCGGGCCGAGATGTTCCAGGTCGCCGAGCGGGTTCGCAACGAGTTCTGCGTGCGCATCACAGGCAAGGTGCGGCGCCGCCCGGCGGGCACCGAGAACCCGAACATCCGCAGCGGCCAGATCGAGGTGCTGTGCCACGAGCTCGAGATCCTGAATCCGTCGGTCACGCCGCCGTTCCAGCTCGACGACGAGAACCTGTCCGAGACCACCCGGCTCACCCACCGCGTGCTCGACCTGCGCCGCCCCGCGATGCAGAAGAACCTGATGCTGCGCTACCGGGTCGCGATGGAGGTCCGAAAGTACCTCGACGCGCTGGGCTTCGTCGACATCGAGACCCCGATGCTGACCAAGTCCACGCCCGAGGGCGCGCGCGACTACCTGGTGCCGTCGCGGGTCAACGCCGGGCAGTTCTTCGCGCTGCCGCAGTCGCCGCAGCTCTTCAAGCAGCTGCTGATGGTGGCGGGCTTCGACCGCTACTACCAGATCACCAAGTGCTTCCGCGACGAGGACCTGCGCGCCGACCGCCAGCCCGAGTTCACGCAGATCGACTGCGAGACCTCCTTCCTGTCGGAGACCGAGATCCGATCGATCTTCGAGGAGATGATCCGCACGGTCTTCCGCAACGCGATCGGCGTCGAGCTGCCGGCGCCCTTCCCGCAGATGCCGTATGCCGAGGCGATGCGGCTGTACGGCTCGGACAAGCCCGACCTGCGCGTGAAGCTCGAGTTCACCGAGCTCACCGACGTGATGAAGGACGTCGACTTCAAGGTGTTCAGCGGCCCGGCCAACGCCGAGGGCGGCCGGGTCGTGGCGCTGCGCGTGCCGGGCGGCGGCGAGATGACCCGCAGCGAGATCGACGGCTACACGCAGTTCGTCGGCATCTACGGTGCGAAGGGCCTGGCCTGGATCAAGGTCAACGACGGCGGCAAGGGCCGCGAGGGCCTGCAGTCGCCGATCGTCAAGAACCTGCACGACGCCGCGATCGCCGCCATCCTCGAGCGCACCGGCGCGCAGACCGGCGACCTGGTCTTCTTCGGCGCCGACAAGGCCAAGGTGGTCAACGATGCGATCGGCGCGCTGCGCGTCAAGATCGGCCACTCCGAGTTCGGCCGCCGCAACGGCCTGCTCGAAGGCGACTGGAAGCCGTTGTGGGTCGTCGACTTCCCGATGTTCGAGTACGACGAGGAAAGCGCGCGCTGGGTCGCGGTCCACCATCCGTTCACCGCGCCGAAGGACGGCCACGAGGACCTGATGGAGACCGATCCCGGCCGCTGCGTGGCCAAGGCCTACGACATGGTGCTCAACGGCTGGGAGATCGGCGGCGGCTCGGTCCGCATCCACCGCGAGTCGGTCCAGAGCAAGGTCTTCGGCGCGCTGAAGATCGGCCCCGAGGAGGCCCGCGCCAAGTTCGGCTTCCTGCTCGACGCGCTGCAGTACGGCGCGCCGCCGCACGGCGGCATCGCCTTCGGCCTGGACCGCATCGTCACGATGATGGCCGGCGCCGACTCGATCCGCGACGTGATCGCGTTCCCGAAGACCCAGCGCGCGCAGTGCCTGCTGACCCAGGCCCCGTCGCCGGTCGACGAAAAGCAGCTGCGTGAGCTCCACATCCGGCTGCGGCAGGTCGAGGCGCCGAAGGCCTGA
- a CDS encoding DUF502 domain-containing protein, which yields MRKYLVTGLLIWVPLVITIWVLNLIVTTMDQSLQLLPERWHPHTFIGRDIPGMGLVLTVLVLVVTGLLARNFIGERLVVYWERLLGRIPIVRSIYSSVKQVSDTILSPNGQAFRRALLVQYPRAGVWTIAFQTGTPAAEVRRHVPTDMVSVYVPTTPNPTSGFFLMVPRAETIELNMSVDEALKYVVSMGVVAPADRGATTLPRA from the coding sequence ATGCGCAAATACCTCGTCACCGGCCTGCTGATCTGGGTCCCGCTCGTCATCACGATCTGGGTGCTGAACCTGATCGTGACCACGATGGACCAGAGCCTGCAACTGCTCCCCGAGCGGTGGCACCCGCACACCTTCATCGGCCGCGACATCCCCGGCATGGGCCTTGTGCTCACGGTGCTGGTGCTGGTGGTCACCGGGCTGCTCGCGCGCAACTTCATCGGCGAGCGGCTGGTCGTCTACTGGGAGCGGCTGCTCGGCCGCATCCCGATCGTGCGCTCGATCTACTCGAGCGTGAAGCAGGTCAGCGACACGATCCTGTCGCCGAACGGCCAGGCCTTCCGGCGGGCGCTGCTGGTCCAGTACCCGCGTGCCGGCGTCTGGACCATCGCCTTCCAGACCGGCACGCCGGCGGCCGAAGTCCGGCGGCACGTGCCGACCGACATGGTGTCGGTCTACGTGCCGACCACCCCCAACCCCACGTCCGGCTTCTTCCTGATGGTGCCGCGGGCCGAGACGATCGAACTGAACATGAGCGTCGACGAAGCGCTGAAATACGTGGTCTCGATGGGCGTCGTCGCCCCGGCGGACCGCGGCGCCACGACGCTTCCGCGCGCCTGA
- a CDS encoding FmdB family zinc ribbon protein codes for MPIYAYRCDSCGARKDVLQKVSDAPLTSCPECGAESFHKELTAPAFQLKGSGWYVTDFRDNGKPKDKPAGAGSDSGASGGDAGGSSGSASSTSSGSAGAQPPAAPSA; via the coding sequence ATGCCGATTTACGCCTACCGTTGCGACAGCTGCGGCGCCAGGAAGGACGTGCTGCAGAAAGTGTCCGATGCCCCGCTCACCAGTTGCCCCGAGTGCGGCGCCGAGTCCTTCCACAAGGAGCTGACCGCCCCGGCCTTCCAGCTGAAGGGCTCGGGCTGGTACGTCACCGACTTCCGCGACAACGGCAAGCCGAAGGACAAGCCGGCCGGCGCCGGCAGCGATTCGGGAGCCTCGGGCGGCGACGCCGGCGGTTCGTCCGGCTCCGCCTCGTCGACTTCGTCGGGCTCGGCGGGCGCGCAGCCCCCCGCGGCGCCGTCGGCCTGA
- the ssb gene encoding single-stranded DNA-binding protein yields MASVNKVILIGNLGRDPETRYAPSGGAICNVRIATTRNWKDKATGEKREETEWHSVVFYDRLAEIAGEYLKKGRPVYVEGRLKTRKWQDKEGQDRYTTEIIAESMQLLGSRDGGGGGGGYGGDDEGGYSGGGYSGGSRGGASRGGGGQGAQGGQAPRRPSPEPGGGDAFGPMDDDIPF; encoded by the coding sequence ATGGCGTCGGTGAACAAGGTGATCCTGATCGGCAACCTCGGGCGGGACCCGGAAACGCGCTACGCGCCGAGCGGCGGCGCGATCTGCAACGTCCGGATCGCCACCACCCGCAACTGGAAGGACAAGGCCACCGGCGAGAAGCGCGAGGAAACCGAGTGGCACAGCGTGGTCTTCTACGACCGCCTGGCCGAGATCGCCGGCGAGTACCTGAAGAAGGGAAGGCCGGTGTACGTCGAGGGCCGGCTCAAGACCCGCAAGTGGCAGGACAAGGAAGGGCAGGACCGCTACACGACCGAAATCATCGCCGAGTCGATGCAGCTGCTCGGTTCGCGCGACGGCGGCGGCGGTGGTGGCGGCTACGGCGGCGACGACGAGGGCGGCTACTCGGGCGGCGGCTATTCCGGCGGCAGCCGGGGTGGCGCCTCCCGCGGGGGCGGCGGCCAGGGGGCGCAGGGCGGCCAGGCGCCGCGTCGCCCGTCCCCCGAGCCCGGTGGCGGCGACGCCTTCGGCCCGATGGACGACGACATCCCGTTCTGA
- a CDS encoding MFS transporter — protein sequence MHASSPTPAAAPGDSPGMTRFELRASASLASVFALRMLGLFLILPVFAVHARGLPGGGDALLVGLALGIYGLTQALLQLPFGMASDRLGRKPVIVAGLLIFAAGSFVAAAADSVWLAIVGRALQGAGAISAAVTALIADATRESQRTKAMAMVGGSIGITFALSLVLAPLLYGAIGMGGIFSLTGALAIAAIGVVAWVAPASPPAMPGSHADPQAPGRRTPFAAVALEPDLLRLNLGIFTLHAIQMAMFVVVPAWLVGRAGLPLDAHWKLYLPVVVLSFAVMVPPLILAERRGRLRAVFVGAVSLLLLVQLLFALRPAGLVALAVLLLAFFAAFNVLEASLPSLVSRLAPADAKGTALGIYNTTQSLGLFAGGLAGGFVQRQWGEPAVFAVCAALAAIWLAAALGHRRWPARARAAG from the coding sequence ATGCACGCCAGTTCCCCCACGCCAGCCGCCGCGCCCGGCGACTCCCCCGGAATGACCCGCTTCGAGCTGCGCGCAAGCGCATCGCTCGCGTCGGTGTTCGCGCTGCGGATGCTCGGCCTGTTCCTGATCCTGCCGGTCTTCGCGGTGCACGCTCGCGGCCTGCCCGGCGGCGGCGACGCGCTGCTGGTCGGGCTCGCGCTGGGCATCTACGGGCTCACCCAGGCGCTGCTGCAGCTGCCCTTCGGGATGGCCTCGGACCGACTGGGCCGCAAGCCGGTGATCGTCGCCGGGCTGCTGATCTTCGCGGCCGGCAGCTTCGTGGCCGCGGCGGCCGACTCGGTCTGGCTGGCGATCGTCGGCAGGGCCCTGCAGGGCGCCGGCGCGATCTCGGCCGCGGTCACCGCGCTGATCGCCGACGCCACCCGCGAGAGCCAGCGCACCAAGGCGATGGCGATGGTCGGCGGCTCGATCGGCATCACCTTCGCGCTGTCGCTGGTGCTGGCGCCGCTGCTCTACGGCGCGATCGGCATGGGCGGGATCTTCTCGCTGACCGGGGCGCTCGCGATCGCCGCGATCGGCGTCGTGGCCTGGGTCGCGCCGGCGAGCCCGCCCGCGATGCCGGGCTCGCACGCCGACCCGCAGGCGCCGGGCCGGCGCACGCCCTTCGCGGCGGTCGCCCTCGAGCCCGATCTGCTCAGGCTGAACCTGGGCATCTTCACGCTGCACGCGATCCAGATGGCGATGTTCGTCGTCGTGCCCGCCTGGCTGGTCGGACGCGCGGGCCTGCCGCTCGACGCGCACTGGAAGCTCTACCTGCCGGTGGTGGTGCTGTCGTTCGCGGTCATGGTGCCGCCGCTGATCCTCGCGGAACGGCGGGGCCGGCTGCGCGCGGTCTTCGTCGGGGCAGTCTCGCTGCTGCTGCTCGTGCAGCTGCTCTTCGCGCTTAGGCCGGCCGGCCTAGTCGCGCTGGCGGTCTTGCTGCTGGCCTTCTTCGCGGCGTTCAATGTGCTCGAGGCGAGCCTGCCCTCGCTGGTGTCGAGGCTGGCGCCGGCCGACGCCAAGGGGACCGCGCTGGGCATCTACAACACCACGCAGTCGCTCGGCCTGTTCGCCGGCGGGCTGGCCGGGGGCTTCGTCCAGCGGCAGTGGGGCGAGCCGGCGGTCTTCGCCGTATGCGCGGCGCTCGCCGCGATCTGGCTCGCGGCGGCGCTCGGCCATCGGCGCTGGCCGGCTCGGGCCAGGGCGGCGGGCTGA
- the uvrA gene encoding excinuclease ABC subunit UvrA produces MDSIRIRGARTHNLKNVSLDLPRERLVVITGLSGSGKSSLAFDTLYAEGQRRYVESLSAYARQFLQLMEKPDVDLIEGLSPAISIEQKATSHNPRSTVGTVTEIHDYLRLLFARVGTPYCPYHPENPLEAQTVSQMVDTVLAMPEGARLMILAPVLSMRKGEHAELFADLQAQGFVRVRVRAEGEPAQIVELDGGGPRLNRNQKHSVDVVVDRVKVGPTLQQRLVESFETALRLADGRAIVVDMESGAEQPFSSRYACPVCNHSLPDLEPRLFSFNNPAGACPECNGLGTIAFMDPKRVVQFPNLSLASGAIKGWDRRNQFYFQLLQNLAAHYDFDIDAPFEELPERVRHVVLHGSGSEKIAFTYTAEGGRVTVREHAFEGVLPNLQRRLRETDSAQVREELSRYLNNRACPTCEGTRLRLDARFVRVGPRGGDRPIWQLSGLTLRESLDWFSKLELPGARQTIGERIVREIVNRLTFLNNVGLDYLSLDRPAETLSGGESQRIRLASQIGSGLTGVMYVLDEPSIGLHQRDNDRLIGTLKHLRDLGNSVLVVEHDEDAIMAADHVVDMGPGAGEHGGRVVAQGRPDEIAADPDSLTGQYLSGRRRIEVPAQRKAPDGRSITVRGATGNNLKGVTVDFPAGLLICVTGVSGSGKSTLVNDTLYAAAARQIYRSQAEPAPHEAIEGFEHIDKVINVDQSPIGRTPRSNPATYTGLFTPIRELFAGTPTSRERGYGPGRFSFNVKGGRCEACEGDGVIKVEMHFLPDVYVPCDVCHGKRYNRETLEVLYKGRSIAEVLDMTIEQAAAFFDAVPNVRRKLQTLLDVGLGYVRLGQAATTLSGGEAQRVKLAEELSKRDTGRTLYILDEPTTGLHFHDIELLLRVIHQLRDHGNTVVVIEHNLDVIKTADWIVDMGPEGGDGGGTLVAQGTPESVAASEASHTGRYLARVLRPPARRAKLRAAGG; encoded by the coding sequence ATGGACTCGATACGCATCCGCGGCGCACGCACGCACAACCTGAAGAACGTCAGCCTCGACCTGCCGCGCGAACGACTGGTGGTGATCACCGGCCTGTCGGGCTCGGGCAAGTCCTCGCTCGCCTTCGACACGCTCTACGCCGAGGGGCAGCGCCGCTACGTCGAGTCGCTGTCGGCCTATGCCCGGCAGTTCCTGCAGCTGATGGAGAAGCCCGACGTCGACCTGATCGAGGGACTGTCGCCGGCGATCTCGATCGAGCAGAAGGCGACCAGCCACAACCCGCGCTCCACGGTCGGCACCGTCACCGAGATCCACGACTACCTGCGCCTGCTGTTCGCGCGGGTGGGCACCCCGTATTGCCCCTACCACCCCGAGAATCCGCTGGAGGCCCAGACCGTGTCGCAGATGGTGGACACGGTGCTCGCGATGCCCGAGGGCGCGCGGCTGATGATCCTCGCGCCGGTGCTGTCGATGCGCAAGGGCGAGCACGCGGAGCTGTTCGCCGACCTGCAGGCGCAGGGCTTCGTTCGGGTGCGGGTGCGGGCCGAGGGCGAACCGGCGCAGATCGTCGAGCTCGACGGCGGCGGCCCCAGGCTCAACCGCAACCAGAAGCACTCGGTCGACGTCGTCGTCGACCGGGTCAAGGTCGGCCCGACGCTGCAGCAGCGGCTGGTCGAGTCCTTCGAGACGGCGCTGCGCCTGGCCGACGGCCGCGCGATCGTGGTCGACATGGAGAGCGGCGCCGAGCAGCCGTTCTCGAGCCGCTACGCCTGCCCGGTCTGCAACCACTCGCTGCCCGACCTGGAGCCGCGGCTGTTCTCGTTCAACAACCCGGCCGGCGCCTGCCCCGAGTGCAACGGCCTGGGCACGATCGCGTTCATGGACCCGAAGCGGGTCGTGCAGTTCCCGAACCTGAGCCTGGCCTCGGGCGCGATCAAGGGCTGGGACCGGCGCAACCAGTTCTACTTCCAGCTGCTGCAGAACCTCGCCGCCCACTACGACTTCGACATCGACGCGCCCTTCGAGGAGCTGCCCGAGCGGGTCCGCCACGTGGTGCTGCACGGATCGGGCAGCGAGAAGATCGCGTTCACCTACACGGCCGAGGGCGGCCGGGTCACGGTGCGCGAGCACGCGTTCGAGGGCGTGCTGCCGAACCTGCAGCGCCGCCTGCGCGAGACCGACTCGGCGCAGGTCCGCGAAGAGCTCTCGCGCTACCTGAACAACCGGGCCTGCCCGACCTGCGAGGGCACCCGGCTGCGGCTCGACGCGCGCTTCGTTCGGGTGGGGCCGCGCGGCGGCGACCGGCCGATCTGGCAGCTGTCCGGGCTCACGCTGCGGGAGTCGCTCGACTGGTTCTCGAAGCTGGAGCTGCCCGGCGCCCGGCAGACGATCGGCGAGCGCATCGTGCGCGAGATCGTCAACCGGCTCACCTTCCTGAACAACGTGGGGCTGGACTACCTGTCGCTCGACCGGCCTGCCGAGACGCTTTCGGGCGGCGAGTCGCAGAGGATCCGCCTGGCCTCGCAGATCGGATCCGGGCTCACCGGCGTGATGTACGTGCTCGACGAACCGTCGATCGGCCTGCACCAGCGCGACAACGACCGGCTGATCGGCACGCTCAAGCACCTGCGCGACCTCGGCAACTCGGTGCTGGTCGTCGAGCACGACGAGGACGCGATCATGGCCGCCGACCACGTCGTCGACATGGGCCCGGGCGCCGGCGAGCACGGCGGGCGCGTCGTCGCGCAGGGCCGGCCCGACGAGATCGCGGCCGACCCGGACTCGCTGACCGGACAGTACCTGTCGGGCAGGCGCCGCATCGAGGTGCCGGCGCAGCGCAAGGCGCCCGACGGCCGCTCGATCACGGTGCGCGGCGCCACCGGCAACAACCTGAAGGGCGTCACCGTCGACTTCCCGGCGGGCCTGCTGATCTGCGTGACCGGCGTGTCGGGCTCGGGCAAGTCGACGCTGGTCAACGACACGCTCTACGCGGCGGCGGCGCGCCAGATCTACCGCTCGCAGGCCGAGCCGGCGCCGCACGAGGCGATCGAGGGCTTCGAGCACATCGACAAGGTGATCAACGTCGACCAGAGCCCGATCGGCCGCACGCCGCGCTCCAACCCGGCCACCTACACCGGCCTGTTCACGCCGATCCGCGAGCTGTTCGCCGGCACGCCGACCTCGCGCGAGCGCGGCTACGGGCCAGGGCGCTTCTCGTTCAACGTGAAGGGCGGCCGCTGCGAGGCCTGCGAGGGCGACGGGGTCATCAAGGTCGAGATGCACTTCCTGCCCGACGTCTACGTGCCCTGCGACGTCTGCCACGGCAAGCGCTACAACCGCGAGACGCTCGAAGTGCTCTACAAGGGCCGCAGCATCGCCGAGGTGCTCGACATGACGATCGAGCAGGCCGCCGCCTTCTTCGACGCGGTGCCCAACGTGCGCCGCAAGCTGCAGACGCTGCTCGACGTCGGGCTCGGCTACGTGCGCCTCGGCCAGGCGGCCACCACGCTGTCGGGCGGCGAGGCGCAGCGGGTCAAGCTCGCCGAGGAGCTGTCCAAGCGCGACACCGGCCGCACGCTGTACATCCTCGACGAACCCACCACCGGCCTGCACTTCCACGACATCGAGCTGCTGCTGCGGGTCATCCACCAGTTGCGCGACCATGGCAACACGGTCGTCGTCATCGAGCACAACCTCGACGTGATCAAGACCGCCGACTGGATCGTCGACATGGGTCCGGAGGGCGGCGACGGCGGCGGCACGCTGGTGGCGCAGGGCACGCCCGAGAGCGTCGCCGCGAGCGAAGCCAGTCACACGGGCCGCTACCTGGCCCGGGTGCTGCGGCCACCGGCCCGGCGTGCGAAACTCCGCGCAGCCGGAGGCTGA
- a CDS encoding DUF502 domain-containing protein, which produces MRGLLNIFVTGALAALPLAATLAIFVWAARLAADYLGPYSLVGRTLSSIGLGVGGSEVAAYAIGILIVLVAIFLLGVLVRTRLRDVVTWAVDGVVRRIPVVRNVYDTVKKFVELLSQRDEGATRSMRPVWLHFGGVGGAAVLGLLSTPEPIRLGETEYMAVLIPTSPVPVGGGLIYVPAAWVTPAEVGVEGLTSIYVSMGITSHQHLGGGDARPR; this is translated from the coding sequence ATGCGCGGACTGCTCAACATCTTCGTGACCGGCGCGCTGGCGGCGCTGCCGCTGGCCGCGACGCTGGCGATCTTCGTGTGGGCCGCCCGGCTCGCCGCCGATTACCTCGGTCCGTACAGCCTCGTCGGCCGAACGCTGAGCTCGATCGGGCTCGGCGTCGGCGGATCCGAGGTCGCCGCGTACGCGATCGGCATCCTGATCGTGCTGGTCGCGATCTTCCTGCTAGGCGTGCTGGTGCGGACCCGCTTGCGCGACGTGGTCACCTGGGCGGTCGACGGCGTGGTCAGGCGCATCCCGGTCGTGCGCAACGTCTACGACACCGTCAAGAAATTCGTCGAGCTGCTCTCGCAGCGCGACGAGGGGGCCACCCGCTCGATGCGTCCGGTGTGGCTGCACTTCGGCGGCGTCGGCGGCGCGGCAGTGCTGGGACTGCTGTCGACGCCCGAGCCGATCCGGCTCGGCGAGACCGAATACATGGCGGTCCTGATCCCGACCTCCCCGGTGCCGGTGGGCGGCGGCCTGATCTACGTGCCGGCCGCCTGGGTGACGCCGGCCGAGGTCGGCGTCGAGGGGCTGACCAGCATCTACGTGTCGATGGGGATCACGTCGCATCAGCACCTCGGCGGGGGCGACGCCAGGCCGCGCTGA
- a CDS encoding class II aldolase/adducin family protein, with protein sequence MSGESGPRGRSREPDAGAPAAPAAGTAGTAGRDPALVTENSARQAIVDCCLKMAALGLNTGRAGNVSLRWHRGGPLGAGMLVTPAATPYESMSAEDVVWMPLAASDEAAARGATTRPEAEPATAPATPPARRPSSEWRMHRDVYAARPEAGAIVHVHSPAATALACLPRVQRDGIPAFHYMVAVAGGADIRCAPYRSFGTAELSQAALEALRERRACLLANHGTVAFGPTLAAALELSNEVESLARMYATALQLGEPAILGDDEIAQVLQRFADYRRQ encoded by the coding sequence GTGAGCGGCGAGTCGGGCCCCCGGGGCCGCAGCCGGGAGCCGGACGCCGGCGCCCCGGCCGCCCCCGCCGCCGGGACCGCCGGGACCGCCGGTCGCGACCCGGCTCTCGTCACCGAGAATTCCGCCCGCCAGGCGATCGTCGACTGCTGCCTGAAGATGGCCGCGCTCGGCCTGAACACCGGCCGCGCCGGCAACGTGTCGCTGCGCTGGCATCGCGGCGGGCCGCTCGGCGCGGGCATGCTGGTCACGCCGGCGGCCACCCCCTACGAGTCGATGAGCGCCGAAGACGTCGTCTGGATGCCGCTGGCGGCAAGCGACGAAGCCGCCGCGCGCGGCGCGACGACGCGGCCCGAAGCCGAACCGGCGACCGCGCCGGCGACGCCGCCCGCGCGGCGCCCGTCCTCGGAATGGCGAATGCACCGCGACGTCTACGCTGCGCGCCCCGAGGCCGGCGCGATCGTCCACGTCCACTCGCCCGCAGCGACCGCGCTCGCCTGCCTGCCGCGCGTGCAGCGCGACGGCATCCCCGCCTTCCACTACATGGTCGCGGTCGCCGGCGGCGCCGACATCCGCTGCGCGCCGTACCGCAGCTTCGGCACCGCCGAGTTGTCGCAGGCGGCGCTCGAGGCCCTGCGCGAGCGCCGCGCCTGCCTGCTGGCCAACCACGGCACCGTCGCCTTCGGCCCCACGCTGGCCGCCGCGCTCGAGCTGTCGAACGAAGTCGAGTCGCTGGCCCGGATGTACGCGACCGCGCTGCAACTCGGCGAGCCGGCGATCCTCGGCGACGACGAGATCGCGCAGGTGCTGCAGCGGTTCGCCGATTACCGGCGCCAGTAG
- the mtnA gene encoding S-methyl-5-thioribose-1-phosphate isomerase, giving the protein MMSRTLRIDEQGVLRTLDQTLLPFERREIALRGVDDCHRAIVTMQVRGAPLIGAVGAWGLALALRDDASDAALHEAWRRLLAARPTAVNLRWALDRAMRRVAPLPPAQRAQAARAEAMAICEADADCNRRIGEHGAALLEALAARLPARRPGAPLNLLTHCNAGRIATLDYGTALAPIYLLHERGVPLHVWVDETRPRNQGASLTAWELAERGVPHTVIVDNAGGLLMRQGRVDAAIVGCDRVAANGDVANKIGTYLKALAARDCGLPFWVACPVSTIDPQAADGDAIPIEERDPREVTHVGGQLADGSVGAVRVVPEGSPVANPGFDVTPARLVSGLVTEHGVFDASAEGVALALAAGGAR; this is encoded by the coding sequence ATGATGTCAAGAACCCTTCGAATCGACGAGCAGGGCGTGCTGCGTACGCTCGACCAGACGCTGCTGCCCTTCGAGCGGCGCGAGATCGCGCTGCGCGGCGTCGACGACTGCCATCGCGCGATCGTCACGATGCAGGTGCGCGGCGCGCCGCTGATCGGGGCGGTCGGCGCCTGGGGGCTGGCGCTGGCCCTGCGCGACGACGCGTCGGACGCGGCGCTGCACGAGGCCTGGCGACGGCTGCTCGCGGCCCGGCCGACCGCGGTCAACCTGCGCTGGGCGCTCGACCGGGCGATGCGCCGCGTCGCGCCGCTGCCGCCGGCCCAGCGGGCGCAGGCTGCGCGCGCCGAGGCGATGGCGATCTGCGAGGCCGATGCCGACTGCAACCGGCGGATCGGCGAGCACGGCGCCGCGCTGCTCGAGGCGCTCGCAGCCAGGCTGCCGGCGCGGCGGCCCGGCGCGCCGCTGAACCTGCTCACCCACTGCAACGCCGGCCGGATCGCCACGCTGGACTACGGCACCGCGCTGGCGCCGATCTACCTGCTCCACGAGCGCGGCGTCCCGCTCCACGTCTGGGTCGACGAAACCAGGCCGCGCAACCAGGGCGCCTCGCTGACCGCCTGGGAGCTGGCCGAGCGCGGCGTGCCGCACACCGTGATCGTCGACAACGCGGGCGGCCTGCTGATGCGGCAGGGCCGGGTCGACGCCGCGATCGTCGGCTGCGACCGGGTTGCGGCCAACGGCGACGTGGCCAACAAGATCGGCACCTACCTGAAGGCGCTCGCGGCGCGCGACTGCGGGCTGCCGTTCTGGGTCGCCTGCCCGGTCTCTACGATCGACCCTCAGGCCGCCGACGGCGACGCGATCCCGATCGAGGAGCGCGACCCGCGCGAGGTCACGCACGTGGGCGGACAGCTGGCCGACGGTTCCGTCGGCGCGGTGCGCGTCGTTCCCGAGGGCAGCCCGGTCGCCAATCCGGGCTTCGACGTGACGCCGGCGCGGCTGGTCAGCGGACTGGTCACCGAGCACGGCGTGTTCGATGCGTCGGCCGAGGGCGTCGCGCTGGCGCTGGCCGCGGGAGGCGCGCGGTGA
- a CDS encoding sulfite exporter TauE/SafE family protein: MIGFSLFSAFLLGLLGGAHCASMCGGIVTVLGARHRIIPIRAVDAATGEPVIASASAPSRLQPLAYNLGRISSYAVAGAIAGAVGSTAWLGRHMLPIQQYAFVAANLAMIVLGLALMLGAGRLGFLERLGTGAWKRLAPTAARLLGAQGFRGALAAGAVWGWVPCGMVYGVLVAALVSGSAVDGAALMLAFGLGTLPNLLALGWLVQRGAPWLDRPWVRLAAGVMVVAFAVAGLLRIDPVANIHSVIDACFQPWR, encoded by the coding sequence GTGATCGGCTTTTCGCTGTTTTCAGCCTTCCTGCTCGGCCTGCTGGGCGGCGCGCACTGCGCCAGCATGTGCGGTGGCATCGTCACCGTGCTGGGCGCCCGGCACCGGATCATCCCGATCCGCGCGGTGGACGCAGCCACTGGCGAGCCGGTGATCGCCAGCGCCTCGGCCCCGTCGCGGCTGCAGCCGCTCGCGTACAACCTGGGCCGGATCTCCAGCTACGCGGTGGCCGGGGCGATCGCCGGGGCGGTCGGCTCGACCGCCTGGCTGGGCAGGCACATGCTGCCGATCCAGCAGTACGCCTTCGTCGCCGCGAACCTGGCGATGATCGTGCTGGGCCTCGCGCTGATGCTCGGCGCAGGTCGGCTCGGCTTCCTCGAGCGCCTCGGCACCGGCGCGTGGAAGCGGCTCGCGCCGACCGCGGCCCGACTGCTCGGCGCACAGGGCTTTCGCGGCGCGCTGGCCGCCGGGGCCGTCTGGGGATGGGTGCCCTGCGGCATGGTCTACGGCGTGCTGGTTGCGGCGCTGGTGTCGGGCAGCGCCGTGGACGGCGCCGCGCTGATGCTGGCCTTCGGCCTGGGTACGCTGCCCAATCTGCTGGCGCTCGGCTGGCTGGTGCAGCGCGGGGCGCCGTGGCTGGACCGGCCCTGGGTGCGACTGGCCGCCGGTGTGATGGTCGTCGCCTTCGCCGTGGCCGGCCTGCTTCGCATCGATCCGGTGGCCAACATCCACAGCGTGATCGACGCCTGCTTCCAGCCGTGGCGCTGA